From one Lotus japonicus ecotype B-129 chromosome 3, LjGifu_v1.2 genomic stretch:
- the LOC130749833 gene encoding uncharacterized protein LOC130749833, which translates to MARDRSSVFSFRYFCYLIIIFSICSIMLYPSWNHCCSQCYSPYQMIVPKKNQPINLLSYPFAWNHLNFPSDPPAKFLKIALFVRKWPQRSHAGGLERHAQTLHLALAKRGHELHIFTSSDPSFSNHSILVDNLHFHFSKPTPAGYLDQALIWEQFQGQNSTGKPFDIVHTESVGLRHTRSRFVANLAVSWHGIAYETIHSDIIQELLRTPQEPESNAAAVLKERAMNKVVEEVKFFPRYAHHVATSDHAGDILKRVYMIPEERVHIILNGVDQQVFKPDVSKGKEFKQRHGIPDSKSFVIGLAGRLVRDKGHPLMFEALKQLIAENSTFQESSMVLVAGDGPWAARYRELGANNIFVLGPLEQAELASFYNAIDIFVNPTLRAQGLDHTLLEAMLSGKPVMGTRLASISGSVIVSTEMGYTFSPTVSALKKAMYELWIGGRDVLYKKGQVARQRGLQLFTATKMVASYERLFLCISSAKHEEQFCKYQPSI; encoded by the exons ATGGCAAGGGATCGAAGTTCTGTATTCAGCTTTCGATATTTCTGCTACCTCATTATCATCTTTTCCATTTGCTCTATCATGTTATATCCCTCTTGGAATCATTGCTGCAGCCAGTGTTATTCACCTTACCAAATGATAGTACCAAAGAAAAACCAACCAATTAACCTCCTTTCATACCCTTTTGCTTGGAACCACCTTAACTTTCCCTCAGATCCACCTGCAAAGTTTCTTAAGATTGCACTTTTTGTGAGGAAATGGCCACAGAGATCTCATGCTGGGGGGCTTGAACGCCATGCTCAGACACTCCACCTAGCCCTTGCCAAAAGAGGTCATGAACttcacattttcacttcttcagATCCCTCTTTCTCGAACCATTCAATATTGGTGGACAACTTGCATTTTCActtctccaagccaacaccagctGGTTACCTTGACCAAGCTTTAATCTGGGAGCAGTTTCAAGGACAGAACTCAACAGGTAAACCATTTGACATTGTGCACACCGAGAGTGTTGGACTTAGGCATACCCGATCTCGATTTGTAGCTAATCTGGCTGTATCTTGGCATGGGATTGCATATGAGACCATTCATTCTGACATCATTCAAGAGCTTCTAAGAACACCCCAGGAACCAGAGTCAAATGCTGCAGCAGTGCTGAAAGAAAGAGCTATGAATAAGGTTGTTGAAGAGGTCAAGTTCTTTCCGAGATATGCGCATCATGTTGCAACTAGTGATCACGCTGGGGATATCCTAAAGAGGGTGTACATGATTCCAGAAGAAAGGGTCCATATCATTCTTAATGGTGTAGACCAACAAGTTTTCAAGCCAGATGTTTCCAAGGGAAAGGAGTTCAAGCAGAGGCATGGAATTCCAGATTCTAAGTCATTTGTCATAGGTTTGGCAGGGAGGTTGGTCAGGGACAAGGGGCACCCGTTGATGTTTGAAGCTTTGAAGCAG TTAATTGCAGAAAATAGCACATTCCAAGAGAGTAGCATGGTTTTGGTTGCTGGAGATGGCCCTTGGGCTGCAAGATACAGAGAACTTGGGGCTAATAATATATTCGTTTTGGGACCCCTTGAACAAGCTGAACTGGCCTCATTTTACAATGCTATTGATATTTTTGTAAACCCCACTTTGCGAGCACAAGGTTTAGATCACACTCTGTTGGAAGCCATGCTAAGTGGTAAGCCAGTAATGGGTACAAGGCTTGCTAGCATTTCAGGGTCTGTAATTGTTAGCACTGAGATGGGTTATACATTTTCACCAACAGTGAGTGCTCTTAAGAAGGCCATGTATGAGTTATGGATTGGTGGCAGGGATGTTCTgtacaagaaaggtcaagttgCTAGACAGAGAGGCTTGCAATTGTTTACAGCTACAAAGATGGTAGCCTCTTATGAAAGACTTTTTCTTTGCATATCAAGTGCAAAGCATGAAGAGCAGTTCTGTAAATACCAACCTTCGATTTAA
- the LOC130743570 gene encoding uncharacterized protein LOC130743570 — protein sequence MMLDELVNLDEERLLVLDTLTRQKDRIARAYNKKVRVKSFMPGDYVWKVILPVDKKDKRYGKWAPNWEGPFKVETVLHGNAYSIKELGGRTRQMTINDKYLKAYKPMLHEVNIE from the coding sequence atgatgcttgatgaGTTAGTCAAtctcgatgaagaaagattatTGGTGTTGGATACCCTTACCAGGCAAAAGGACCGCATTGCTAGAGCTtacaataaaaaggttagagtTAAATCTTTTATGCCTGGTGATTACGTGTGGAAGGTTATTTTGCCGGTCgataaaaaagacaaacgttatgGAAAATGGgctccaaactgggaaggccctttcaaAGTCGAGACAGTGCTTCACGgtaacgcttattcgattaaagaATTAGGGGGTAGAACTCGACAGATGACAATAAATGACAAGTACTTAAAAGcgtataagccaatgttgcatgaagtaaacatcgaataa
- the LOC130749094 gene encoding ER lumen protein-retaining receptor-like, with the protein MGTKGDSPKNIVIGWLMKRSKKEKIILGVLLFVCALVALKFTVNNPYYTFIGSQGIHFVGIIVLIYKLFSLKTCSGLSLKTQELTALFLATRLSFSTLMDGDIYTVLDLISLLSTLVVIWAIRFKLKSSYVEEFDSIKRSFVVVPVAILAVLIHPDSGYFPVSRILWAFSLYMEAVSVLPQLRFMQNAKMVETFTGYYVFALGVSRFLQLGHWIIQIYETRGEYFFLVGHGNYWLFASFFSEMVQSFILADFCYYYMKSFIQGQLLRKMPI; encoded by the exons ATGGGAACAAAGGGAGACTCTCCAAAGAATATTGTGATTGGATGGTTGATGAAGCGGTCTAAGAAAGAGAAGATCATTTTGGGGGTTTTGCTTTTTGTTTGTGCTCTGGTGGCTCTGAAGTTCACTGTCAATAACCCCTACTATACCTTCATCGGCTCACAGGGAATCCATTTTGTTGGGATCATTGTCCTTATATACAAGCTTTtttccctcaaaacatgctcTG GTTTATCACTTAAGACCCAAGAGCTCACAGCGTTATTCCTAGCAACAAGATTAAGTTTTAGCACGTTGATGGATGGTGATATCTACACCGTACTAGATCTCATATCTCTCTTGTCAACGTTAGTTGTAATATGGGCGATAAGATTCAAGTTAAAGTCATCCTATGTCGAAGAGTTTGATAGCATAAAACGATCATTTGTG GTGGTACCCGTTGCAATTCTTGCAGTCCTAATCCACCCGGATTCAGGTTATTTTCCCGTATCTCGAATCTTGTGGGCATTTAGTTTGTATATGGAAGCTGTTTCAGTTCTTCCTCAACTTCGTTTTATGCAAAATGCAAAG ATGGTTGAAACATTTACAGGATATTATGTATTTGCACTTGGGGTTTCAAGATTCTTACAATTGGGTCATTGGATTATTCAG ATATACGAAACTCGAGGggaatatttttttcttgttgGGCATGGTAACTACTGGTTATTCGCATCTTTTTTCTCGGAGATGGTTCAATCATTTATTTTGGCAGACTTTTGTTACTACTACATGAAGAG CTTCATTCAAGGTCAACTTTTAAGGAAGATGCCTATTTAA